The Thalassotalea psychrophila genome window below encodes:
- the lptF gene encoding LPS export ABC transporter permease LptF translates to MIIFRYLLNEVGRTQLGVFFVLMTIFISQKFVRILGDASDGDFPAQMVLTFMGLTIPHLMGILLPLSLFLGILLAYGRIYAENEMTVLHACGVSEWYVVRVTLVIAFITAVITGAFTLYLSPLAAETEYQVKEQLSKDVGIAALSAGRFQKTNNDEAVVFIEKINENNELEKVFVAQLPKNDDGMQDQVNVIYAAKGKVIEDESGAHRLILDMGNRYQKNNINNKFQTLSFANYEMQIKDQKVEERLRKLSAIPTLQLLSNPSHEAAAEVQWRFSFPISVFILTLIAVPLSVVNPRQGKFAKMFPALLLFLGYFILLTSARSAMDDGKIAVEVGLWPIHLTALFLGWSLLIKSRGSGKRLKAKMSRSKT, encoded by the coding sequence GTGATTATTTTTCGATATTTGTTAAATGAAGTAGGCAGAACACAACTAGGTGTTTTCTTTGTGTTGATGACCATATTCATTAGCCAAAAATTTGTGCGCATACTTGGCGATGCTTCCGATGGTGACTTCCCTGCACAAATGGTTTTAACCTTTATGGGGCTGACTATTCCTCACCTTATGGGCATCCTTTTACCGCTTAGCCTTTTTCTTGGTATTTTACTGGCTTATGGTCGTATTTACGCTGAAAACGAAATGACCGTGTTGCATGCCTGTGGTGTTAGTGAGTGGTATGTAGTTAGAGTGACGCTGGTCATTGCATTTATCACCGCAGTTATTACTGGTGCATTCACTCTTTACCTTTCTCCTTTAGCCGCTGAAACCGAGTATCAAGTAAAAGAACAATTATCTAAAGATGTTGGTATTGCTGCATTGTCGGCGGGGCGATTCCAAAAAACTAACAACGATGAAGCCGTAGTATTTATAGAAAAAATAAATGAAAATAATGAATTAGAAAAGGTCTTTGTCGCACAACTCCCTAAGAATGATGATGGTATGCAAGATCAAGTCAATGTTATTTATGCAGCAAAGGGCAAGGTTATTGAAGATGAAAGTGGTGCCCATCGGTTAATTTTAGACATGGGTAACCGTTATCAAAAAAATAATATAAATAATAAGTTTCAAACGCTATCTTTTGCTAATTATGAAATGCAAATTAAAGATCAAAAAGTAGAAGAACGTTTACGTAAGTTAAGTGCTATTCCGACCCTGCAGCTATTGAGTAACCCTTCTCATGAAGCTGCTGCTGAAGTGCAATGGCGTTTTTCATTTCCAATCTCTGTATTTATTTTAACGCTAATTGCAGTACCGTTAAGTGTTGTTAATCCAAGGCAAGGTAAATTTGCCAAAATGTTTCCTGCGCTATTGTTGTTTTTAGGCTATTTCATCTTGTTGACTAGCGCTCGATCGGCCATGGATGACGGTAAAATTGCTGTTGAGGTAGGCTTATGGCCAATTCATTTAACCGCTCTATTTTTAGGCTGGTCTTTACTGATAAAAAGCCGAGGCAGTGGTAAACGATTAAAAGCCAAAATGTCTAGGAGCAAAACCTAA
- the pepA gene encoding leucyl aminopeptidase, with protein MEFSVKSGSPEKQRSACIVVGVYEPRRLSAVAEQLDEISGGYISNLLRRGDLEGKSGQMLLLHQVPNILSERVLLVGCGKERELDERQYRQIISKTISTLNETGSMEAVCFLSELHVKGRDTYWKVRQAVEATQDCLYSFNSLKTRKEEARRPLRKIVFNVPTRRELPMGERAINHGLSIAAGIKVCKDVANLPPNICNPAYLAEQARELATNNDKVNTHVVNEAEMESLGMGSYLAVGRGSVNESLMSVITYNGAGDDSKPIVLVGKGLTFDSGGISLKPGEAMDEMKYDMGGAAGVLGAMNSLVQLDLPINVIGVLAGCENMPDANAYRPGDVLTTMSGQTVEVLNTDAEGRLVLCDALTYVERFEPELVVDVATLTGACVIALGAHATGLLSSHNPLAHELLNASDQSGDRAWRLPLWDDYADQLDSPFADFTNLGGRAAGTITAGLFLSKFTKKYHWAHLDIAGTAWRGGANKGSTGRPVSMLTQFLLNRSGQEQGE; from the coding sequence ATGGAGTTCAGTGTAAAAAGTGGCAGCCCAGAAAAACAACGCAGTGCCTGCATCGTAGTTGGTGTGTATGAGCCACGTCGTTTGTCAGCTGTAGCTGAGCAACTTGATGAGATCAGTGGTGGTTATATTTCTAACCTATTGCGTCGCGGTGATCTAGAAGGTAAATCAGGTCAGATGTTATTATTACATCAAGTACCTAATATTCTTAGCGAACGCGTTTTGTTGGTCGGTTGTGGTAAAGAACGTGAGCTCGATGAACGCCAATATCGTCAAATTATTAGTAAAACAATCAGCACTCTTAATGAGACAGGTTCAATGGAAGCAGTTTGTTTCTTATCTGAACTTCATGTAAAGGGTCGTGATACTTACTGGAAAGTACGTCAAGCAGTTGAAGCCACTCAAGATTGTTTATACAGCTTTAATAGCTTAAAAACTCGTAAAGAAGAAGCACGTCGTCCGCTTCGTAAAATTGTATTCAATGTGCCAACTCGTCGTGAATTACCTATGGGTGAGCGTGCAATAAACCACGGTTTAAGCATTGCTGCTGGTATCAAAGTATGTAAAGACGTAGCTAACTTACCACCTAATATCTGTAATCCAGCGTATCTTGCTGAGCAAGCTCGAGAGCTAGCGACTAACAATGACAAAGTAAATACTCATGTCGTTAATGAAGCTGAAATGGAAAGCTTAGGAATGGGCTCATACCTTGCAGTGGGCCGTGGTAGTGTGAACGAATCTTTAATGAGCGTAATTACCTACAATGGCGCTGGTGATGACTCAAAACCTATCGTTCTTGTCGGTAAAGGATTAACGTTTGACTCAGGTGGTATTTCATTAAAACCAGGCGAAGCCATGGATGAAATGAAATATGACATGGGCGGCGCAGCTGGTGTACTAGGTGCAATGAATTCATTAGTGCAACTAGATTTACCAATTAACGTTATTGGTGTATTAGCCGGTTGTGAAAACATGCCTGATGCTAACGCTTATCGTCCTGGTGATGTACTAACAACAATGTCAGGCCAAACTGTAGAAGTATTAAATACAGATGCCGAAGGTCGTTTAGTTCTTTGTGATGCATTAACTTATGTTGAACGTTTCGAACCAGAGCTTGTTGTAGATGTTGCGACATTAACAGGTGCTTGTGTTATTGCTTTAGGTGCGCATGCAACTGGCTTATTAAGTTCTCATAATCCGCTTGCTCATGAGCTATTAAATGCTTCAGACCAAAGTGGCGATAGAGCTTGGCGTTTACCATTATGGGACGACTATGCTGATCAACTAGACAGCCCGTTTGCAGATTTTACTAACTTAGGTGGGCGCGCAGCAGGTACCATTACTGCAGGCTTATTCTTATCCAAGTTTACTAAAAAGTATCATTGGGCTCACTTAGATATTGCCGGTACTGCATGGCGTGGCGGGGCTAATAAAGGCTCAACAGGTCGCCCGGTTAGCATGCTTACCCAGTTCTTGTTAAACCGAAGTGGTCAAGAGCAAGGCGAATAA
- a CDS encoding DNA polymerase III subunit chi, with protein sequence MTSQVFFNLLDANSDIESEQDHLSGYLNLACVKAASFYRQNKRVFIFCDDQQMAHKIDELLWAFDANSFVPHNLPGEGLHSGSPVEISWQAPTNNRNILINLSSQVPSFASQFSQIIDFVPTDEALKKLARLRYRAYQQLGFNVSATPAVQAA encoded by the coding sequence ATGACAAGTCAGGTTTTCTTCAATTTACTCGACGCAAACAGCGACATTGAAAGTGAACAAGATCACCTGTCTGGCTATTTAAACTTGGCCTGTGTAAAAGCAGCAAGTTTTTATCGCCAAAATAAACGGGTTTTTATCTTTTGTGATGACCAACAAATGGCGCACAAAATTGATGAATTATTGTGGGCGTTTGATGCCAACAGTTTTGTACCACATAATTTACCTGGTGAAGGTTTACATAGTGGTTCACCCGTTGAAATAAGTTGGCAAGCGCCAACGAACAACCGAAATATATTAATTAATTTGTCTAGCCAAGTACCAAGCTTTGCCAGTCAATTTTCACAAATCATCGACTTTGTACCGACAGACGAAGCGCTAAAAAAATTAGCTAGGTTGAGATATCGTGCATATCAACAACTTGGCTTTAATGTAAGCGCAACTCCGGCTGTACAAGCTGCGTAA